CAGAACCATCCGGAGGGCGGGGTTCTGGGCTCGAGCACGCGAACTACATCTTGTTCTTGTTTTTCCAATCGGAGGAGCCGCTGCCGGACGAAAGGCCGGCGCCGGATGACTCAGCGCTCGACCGGTTCTTCGAGCCGGAATCCTCCGAACTGTCTCGGTGCTTCATGCGCAGCTGATTGTCCACGTCTTTCACTCCATGGACATCGGATGCGGAGCGCTCCATGCCGTGTTTGGTGTCGCGGTCGCAGCACTCGCCCGAAAGCGTGACGATGCCATCTTTGCAGTTCACGTCGACTTCGCTGCAGTCATACCCATCGTCAACGAGGCGCTCGGAGACATCGTCGCGGACGCGGTCGTCGGACTTCCTGTAGTTCTTCGGGGCCTTGCCGCGCTGATTGTGTTGAAGCTCATACGAGCCGCCGTTCCAGGCGTCGTTGTTCGAGCGCCAGGAGCCGGAGTTGATGCCCGAGTTGCCCGAGTTTTGCCGGGGTTGTTCGGTCGAGTACGCGCCGCTGATGGGGCGACCGGAGTAATCGTTCTCGTAGCCGTCAAGATCGTCCTGGCGATGGCTGCGTGATTGATATCCGGCGTAACCTTGTTGTCCGTATTGACCGGAATAGGGAGAGGAAGACTGCCTCTGCTGTTGACCTTGCGAATACTGGCCGGAATAGGACTGTCCGGAATCGCGGTAATCGCCTCCACTTTGGTTGTAGTACTGACCCTCGTTGCGATAGGGCTCGGAGTAGCGCCCCTGCATCGGGTACTGGCCTGAGTAATCGCCCCGATTGCTCTGACCGTATCCTGTCTGGCCGTAGCCCTCTCGCTCCATGCGGCGTTGTCCATATGGGCTTTGGCCGTAGCCCATGGACCCGTATTCAGACGGACGGTCTTCGTGCTCGTGGGCATATCCACCTTGGGTGCCCGTGCGTCCTGATTGGCCGTACATCGAGCCCGTCGCAAGCGAGCCGGCGCCCCAATCCTGCTGGCCATAACCCCGCATGCCCTCGCGCTGATTTTCGGGCCAGTACTGGCTGCCCTGTTGGCCACGGTATTGACCGCCGGACTGATTCCGCCTGTTCCGATTTCGATTGCTCATAAAATACTCCTTGAACACTCCGCGAAGCGCGCGGCATCGCCCCGGGTAACAGAATCTGACTGACGACCGAACGCGCATTCACGCGGCGCGCCAAACGGGCCGTCGAACAACTCACCCATGGATACCGCGGCGCCTTTGCCGCCCAGTGAGTGAGTGGTAAATCCGCATTCACAACGCGTGCCGTTGTTTCCGATCACTCTCGCGAGCAAAGCGAAAGGCACGCCGACGGTGCCGTACCCGGATTGCGGGATCTGGATTCATGAGAAATGATGACGAGCGAATCGCGCCGGGAAGTGGCATTGCGCGACGCCATGTGCTCCCCGCAACGGGTGATATGCGTACTCGCAAAGACTCATGCAAGAATCACCTATGCACGACGTCATCATCATCGGGGCGGGTCCGGCCGGGCTTTCCGCGGCGTTGGTGCTCGCCCGCTGCCGACGCGACATCGTGCTCATTGATCACGGGCACGGGCGGAACCGGTTCGCCCGCAACATGAACGGATTTCTGACGCGGGACGGGGTGCCGCCGAAAGAGTTTCGCGAGTTGGCGCGACGAGACCTTTCGAAATACCAGATCCGCTGCATCGATGAAGAAGTCGTGCACGCGTGCCCGGAAGGAAACGGATTTCTGGTGACGCTGAAATCGGGAGAGGGGCTGCGGGCGCGGAAGGTGCTGCTGGCGACGGGCGTGAGCGATCTCTTGCCTCGGCTTGATGGATTCATGGAGTGTTACGGGAAGACTGTGCATCACTGCCCGTACTGCGATGGATATGAACATCGCGATCAGCGCATCGCGACGTACGGGAGAGGGAACGCCGCGATCGGGATCGCGCTGACGCTGCGGACATGGTCAGCGGATGTGACAGCGTGTCTGGATGGCGAGGAAGCGGATGATTCGCACATCGCGATCGCGAAGAAAAACGGGATTACGGTCCGTCGCGAATTGGTGACGCGCCTGCACCACGAAGAAGGTGAACTGCGAGCGTTGCATTTCGCGCGGGGAGAACCTCTCAACGCCGATGCGATGTTCTTCAACACGGGACAGGTGCAGCGATCGGGGCTTCCGAAACTTCTCAACTGCGCGTTCGATAATGACGGCGGCGTCAAGACAGCGGACCGGCAGCAGACGACGATCCCCGGGCTTTTTCTCGCGGGTGATGCGGACAAAGAAGTGCAGTTTGTCATCGTGGCGGCGGCGCAGGGCGCGACGGCGGCGGTCGGCATCAATCGCGAGCTGCAGGACGAAGAGAGGGGGACGCCTGCTCCACCATCGCATCGAGCACCGACGCCATCTTCTTGACGGTGTCGTTCCACCGGAACTTTCGGAACTGCTCGAAGCCTTTCTTCCGCATCTCGTCCGCCGCGGCGTCGTCGGTCAGGACGCGCCGAAGCACATCTTTCAGTTGGCGGGCGTCGTCCATCTTGACATATGCCGCGGCGGGCCCGAGGACTTCGGGCATGGCGCAACAGTCGCTCGAAACGACCGGCGTGCCGAAACTCATCGCTTCAAGAGGCGGGATGCCGAAACTCTCGCAGACGCTCATGAAGGCGAAGCAGCGGGCATGCATGAATGCCGCGGCGAGTTCGTCGCCGCTGAGACGGCCGACGAGTTCGACGACGGGTTTTTCGATTGCGCCATCGGCGCTGCGGATCGCGCGGCCCATCTCGTTGATGCTCTCGGCGTAGGCGGCATCAAAGATGCGACCGACGACGCGGTAGGTGATGTCTTCGAAGCCTTTCTCGCGGCGGAGCACGCAGACAGCTTCGGCGATCAGGTGCTGACGCTTGTGGGGCGTGACATCGCTGACGGTGAGCACCTGGCGTGGGCGGGAAGCCAGCGCGGGCATTCGCGAATCTTCACGGGTGCACCAATCTTCGGGGACGGCGTTGTAGAAGACTTCGGTGCGCGCGGGAGAGATTCTTTCCCAATTGCAGATGAGGTCGCGCAGGTACGCGCTCGTGAAACCCATGCAGTCGGCGTGTTTGAGCGCGCTACGGACGGCTCGGCGGCGGAGCATCGCGCCGAACCTGGCTTTGAGACCCTTGTTCTGCCACATGCGGGGGAGATAGGGAACGGGGTCTTGGGCGTGCGAGATCGTGGGTAGTTTGAGTCGAGCAACTTTCTGGCCGTTGAGCTGGATGACGGCACTCACGGCGTTGTCGCGCGCCCAGCGCACAAGCGCAAGGTTTTCGTAAAGGACGCGCGAAAGAATCTTCGCGGTCTTTGGCGGCGCCCACAGAATCTTCGTGTTTTCGCCGAAGCGCTCACTCTTCATGGGCTCGTGGAAGGCGCTGCCCTCGGTCATCACGATTGTGAATTTCCAGTCGGGGCGCGCGGAAGCGAGTCCGCGGACGAGTTCGCGGCAGACCGTGAACCCTCCCCCGCTGCTGACGGAGAGCGCGTTGATGAGGATGTGCGGCTGGGAAGCAGCGGCCTTCAAGCGATGCCGCCTGTTGTGTGCGCGTCGCCGAACTTCGGTGCGTGTCCGGATGACTGTTCGGGTCGCGTCGAGAGGGGGGGGCGTTCCTCAAGCCGGGGGCAGCCGGGAGTCGACCAAGAGAGCCGCAACGGCGACACAGGTCGCCGTGAACCCGACCTGCCGGTGTTTTTGCTGGCGAATTTCACGCGCTCCACGTACTCGATTCGGGGTTCTTCCGGATCACTATTTCGTCCGTTTTTCCAGTTTTTGCTGTGATAAACCTTTCACATTTCGTACTCTTTTTTCTCGGGCCTTCGTGTGGTGCGGCCCGAGCAATCGCACCCGATTTTCCTTTTGCAGCCGCCAAGGCCACCGTCCGGGCGGGCGCTCGCAGCGGAGGGAGTCTAGAAAGATGAAGCGTTCTTTAGATTTGGCCCCCCGCGTCGCGGCCATCGTCTCGCTCTCGCTCGGGTCGCAGATCGCGCTGGCAGGCCCCGGCGCGGCGTATGACGTTCACCTTGCGATCCAGAGTCGAAACGCCGGGCTGATTCAGGGGCGCGGCGTCCCGATGGTGAACGACATCGTGGGCGGGGCGATGGGCGTGTATCCGACGGCGGGGCCGCATGTGATTGCCGCGGACCCGACGTTCTACACCCAGCACCAGGCGAAGTTCAGTTCCGATCTTGTTGCGACCGTTCCCGACGCGAACTTCTCTGGCGTCGTCATGATGGATTATGAGTCGTGGTGGCCCTGTTGGGAGTGGAGCCCGAACGTTCAATCGGATTGGACAAACTACATCAAGACGCAACGGACAGACTTGCTCGCCGGGCACCCGACAAGCGAGTGGGACAGCATCATCCAGGCGGAGTACAAGAAGGAGACGCGCAAGTACTACGAGGCCACCGTCGGCTACGTGCGTGCTTTGCGGCCGAAGGCGAAGATAACGTTCTACGGATTGCCCCTGCGTTCGTACTGGATTTTCAACGGCGTGCCGCAATACGGCGTCGATCTCAACAAGTACCGGCAGATTCACGATCAGGATCTTGGCTGGTACTTCGACCTTGTCGATGTGGTGTGCCCTTCGATCTATCCCGTATACAAAGTGGGCTCGCCCCCCAGCGGCAATATCCAGGATCCTTCGGGCAACGAGGCGTACATCCTCGGGATGGTCAGCGAAGCCGTTCGCAATTCGCGTGGAAAGCCGGTCTATCCGTTCTTCACGCTCAAGTATCACCCGTCGTCGGGCTATTCGGGACAGTTTGTCAATTCGATCAATCTGCGCCAGGGGCTCGAGATCCCGCGGCAGGCGGGCGCGGCGGGCGTGGCGATCTGGGATTTTTTCTATGGCGATGAGGACCTCAACGCCTGGCAGAACTTCTACGACACGACCGCGCGCGACTACATCAACAACGTGATCTATCCCGGTCTTCCCACCAGCGTTTCGGGTACTTCAGCCTTTGCGACTTTTGTCGCCGAACCCCCGGCCCAGGTGGCGGACGAAACGGCGGTTCCGCCCGCGACGGTGAAGGCCCTGAAGTAAAGCGGATTAATCCTCGGATTCCGGGGCACGATTCCAAAGCGAGATTCCCAGCAGCCCGCGCCCGGCGCGGGCTCTTTGTTTATGGGCCGTATCGCGCCGTCACTTCTCGGGCTTCGGTCTATCCCGTTCGCGCGAGTGCTTCCGGCGGCGAGGCCGATTGTTCCGTTTTCCAGAATCGATGGCAGGGCATCGGCGCCGATCGATTGTCGATATAGGAAGAGCCGACACCCTGGGCGGGGGCCGCGCGGCGAGAGGAGAGGCTTTCGTTATGTCCCAACCGATTTTTCGTCGCGCACTCGCGCACGCCGCGGTGCTCGCGCTCTGCTTGGGATCGCTCGCGCGGGCGCAGCTAGGCACCGTGTATGAGGGGCACTTGGCGATCCAGAGCCGAAACTCGGGCACGCTCGACATGCGCGGGCTCTCGATCGCGAACGACATCATCGGCGGGCAGTACGGACTGCACCCGACCGAAGGCCCGCACTCGATCGCGGGTGATCCGTCTTTCTACACCAAACACCTTTCGAAGTTCACGAGCGACCTCAACGAATCCATTCCCGACAAGAACTTCTCCGGCATCATCGTCCTTGACTATGAGTATTGGTGGCCGAACTGGGAGTGGACGGCGCCGAATGTCCAGACAGCTTGGAGCTCGTACGTCAAGACGCAGCGCCTCGATCTGCTCGCGGGTCATCTGACTTCGGAGTACGACCGGATCATCAAGGATGCGTACCTCGCCGAAGTGCGAAAGTACTATGAGTTCACGATCGGGCTCTGCCGCCAGCTCCGCCCCCAGGCGCGCATCAGCGTTTATGCGATTCCGTTCGGTACGTACTGGATTTTCAACGGCGGAACGCAATCTGGCGTTAATCTTGCTCGCTACAAGGAGATCAACCAGGTCGATCTCGCGTGGTACTACAACCTTGTCGATGTCATTTGTCCCACGATCTATCAGTCGTATTCGGTCGGCAATCCGCCCGGACCCGGGCAGATCGATGCGCAGGGACCTTCCAATCACATCCTCGGAATCGTCGGCGAAGCGGTGACCGCGGGGCGCGGCAAGCCGGTCTATCCGTTCATGCAATTCCGCTATCACCCGTCGTCTTACTTCTCGCGGCAGTTCATGTCGCCCGAGAGCCTCGACCTTTGCATCCGGCTGCCGCGCCAGGCCGGAGCAAAGGGCATCATCCTCTGGGACTTTTTCTACACCGACACCGAAGTCACGCAGTGGCAGAATTACTACGACAGTGCCGCGCGCCCCGTGCTTGCGGCAAACCTTTCGAACGGCAGCACCGGCGGACCGGGCGGAACCGGTGGAACGAATCCGGGCACTTCGCCGGGTGGCGGCACAGACCCGGGCACCTCTCCGGGTACCGGTCCTGATCCCGGGACGTCGCCCGGCGGGGGCACCGATCCGGGCACTTCCCCTGGAAGCGGCACGGATCCTGGTACTTCACCAGGTGGAGGCCCGGACCCGGGAACCGGTTCGGGCGGCCCCGATCCGTTCGGCGGAACCGGTAACTCGAGTCAAGATCCCACCGAATTTGTCGGCGGCT
The DNA window shown above is from Phycisphaeraceae bacterium and carries:
- a CDS encoding glycosyltransferase — translated: MKAAASQPHILINALSVSSGGGFTVCRELVRGLASARPDWKFTIVMTEGSAFHEPMKSERFGENTKILWAPPKTAKILSRVLYENLALVRWARDNAVSAVIQLNGQKVARLKLPTISHAQDPVPYLPRMWQNKGLKARFGAMLRRRAVRSALKHADCMGFTSAYLRDLICNWERISPARTEVFYNAVPEDWCTREDSRMPALASRPRQVLTVSDVTPHKRQHLIAEAVCVLRREKGFEDITYRVVGRIFDAAYAESINEMGRAIRSADGAIEKPVVELVGRLSGDELAAAFMHARCFAFMSVCESFGIPPLEAMSFGTPVVSSDCCAMPEVLGPAAAYVKMDDARQLKDVLRRVLTDDAAADEMRKKGFEQFRKFRWNDTVKKMASVLDAMVEQASPSLRPAARD
- a CDS encoding BON domain-containing protein gives rise to the protein MSNRNRNRRNQSGGQYRGQQGSQYWPENQREGMRGYGQQDWGAGSLATGSMYGQSGRTGTQGGYAHEHEDRPSEYGSMGYGQSPYGQRRMEREGYGQTGYGQSNRGDYSGQYPMQGRYSEPYRNEGQYYNQSGGDYRDSGQSYSGQYSQGQQQRQSSSPYSGQYGQQGYAGYQSRSHRQDDLDGYENDYSGRPISGAYSTEQPRQNSGNSGINSGSWRSNNDAWNGGSYELQHNQRGKAPKNYRKSDDRVRDDVSERLVDDGYDCSEVDVNCKDGIVTLSGECCDRDTKHGMERSASDVHGVKDVDNQLRMKHRDSSEDSGSKNRSSAESSGAGLSSGSGSSDWKNKNKM
- a CDS encoding NAD(P)/FAD-dependent oxidoreductase, with protein sequence MHDVIIIGAGPAGLSAALVLARCRRDIVLIDHGHGRNRFARNMNGFLTRDGVPPKEFRELARRDLSKYQIRCIDEEVVHACPEGNGFLVTLKSGEGLRARKVLLATGVSDLLPRLDGFMECYGKTVHHCPYCDGYEHRDQRIATYGRGNAAIGIALTLRTWSADVTACLDGEEADDSHIAIAKKNGITVRRELVTRLHHEEGELRALHFARGEPLNADAMFFNTGQVQRSGLPKLLNCAFDNDGGVKTADRQQTTIPGLFLAGDADKEVQFVIVAAAQGATAAVGINRELQDEERGTPAPPSHRAPTPSS